A genomic stretch from Rutidosis leptorrhynchoides isolate AG116_Rl617_1_P2 unplaced genomic scaffold, CSIRO_AGI_Rlap_v1 contig96, whole genome shotgun sequence includes:
- the LOC139885331 gene encoding tubby-like protein 4, whose translation MSPFLYLFGYNSHAGWNRAFGKKALFSDNKENSVFINGGGGDKEKDEKPTITKKNMKCLSTNNGTFLGLANTNKQGFSHMKSLSTGRILKPTSFEFCMQINEPDIKGQGREDRKLAVAYHKRRNGKSEFIIAQSTKGILCNADESFIGTLTSNLMGSKFNIWNQGKSLTNQPSSLLAVVRFMPTVVTCTGSHRSMKVRLIGGLPDDWEGKMDKIYKLSSRTPSYNNLSKQYELDFRDGEIGTYNSV comes from the exons ATGTCCCCTTTTCTGTATTTGTTTGGCTACAATTCTCATGCTGGATGGAACAGAGCATTTGGCAAAAAGGCTTTGTTTTCTGACAACAAAGAAAACTCTGTTTTCATTAATGGAGGTGGAGGAGACAAGGAGAAGGACGAAAAGCCCACCATTACTAAGAAGAACATGAAGTGCTTGTCTACAAATAATGGGACATTCTTGGGTTTGGCTAATACTAATAAACAAGGGTTTTCACATATGAAGTCTTTGTCTACTGGTAGGATATTGAAACCTACTTCGTTTGAGTTTTGTATGCAAATAAATGAGCCAGATATTAAAGGTCAGGGGCGAGAAGATAGGAAACTAGCAGTTGCATACCACAAGAGACGTAATGGAAAATCGGAGTTCATAATTGCACAGAGTACAAAAGGAATATTGTGTAATGCagatgaaagctttataggaacaCTTACTTCTAACCTCATGGGCTCTAAATTCAATATCTGGAATCAG GGGAAAAGTTTAACTAACCAGCCTAGTTCGCTTCTTGCTGTTGTAAG ATTCATGCCAACGGTAGTCACATGCACTGGAAGCCATCGGAGCATGAAA GTTCGACTTATCGGTGGCCTTCCCGATGACTGGGAAGGGAAAATGGACAAAATCTATAAGTTGTCCTCTAGGACTCCAAGCTACAACAAT CTATCAAAGCAGTATGAACTAGACTTCAGAGACGGGGAGATTGGGACTTACAATTCAGTATGA
- the LOC139885329 gene encoding protein HEADING DATE REPRESSOR 1-like yields the protein MMKKVDSGGGGGGALQGFAPVSSTTDFWNSRKRSASGRNLVKVTEDSFDKTPPKQEEFPKEEKMEDQEEPTPPVLSERRKALFEPLEPIDSINGRRLLFNESLLPPPDFDSASYPKGWLIGKKRKLVNVDVVESMRRIAVQEMNRKDREINGLNEQLEEDARCLEHLQVQLLQEKSKRAEVERENGMLQKQIDLLMNMLQENEPVDDEQGTDEPQP from the exons ATGATGAAGAAGGttgatagtggtggtggtggtggtggagctctTCAAGGATTTGCTCCTGTTTCTTCAACTACGGATTTCTGGAATTCGAGGAAGAGATCAG CTAGCGGGAGGAATTTAGTCAAAGTAACTGAGGACTCGTTTGATAAAACACCCCCCAAACAGGAAGAATTTCCAAAAGAGGAAAAGATGGAGGATCAGGAAGAACCGACTCCTCCCGTTTTATCAGAGCGTCGAAAGGCGCTCTTCGAGCCATTGGAACCGATAGATAGTATCAATGGACGACGACTACTATTCAACGAGTCGTTGCTACCACCACCTGACTTCGACTCAGCATCCTATCCAAAAGGTTGGTTGATCGGAAAGAAGAGAAAGCTTGTCAATGTTGACGTTGTCGAGAGCATGCGAAGGATTGCTGTCCAAGAAATGAATAGAAAG GATCGAGAAATTAATGGGCTTAACGAGCAATTGGAGGAGGATGCTAGATGTCTAGAGCATCTTCAAGTCCAACTTTTGCAGGAAAAAAGTAAGAGGGCAGAAGTCGAAAGGGAGAATGGAATGTTACAAAAACAAATCGACTTGTTGATGAACATGTTACAAGAAAATGAACCAGTAGATGATGAACAAGGCACCGATGAACCCCAGCCTTAG
- the LOC139885332 gene encoding probable disease resistance protein At1g61300, with the protein MADQIVSVLGEVAELLVEPTKRQLRYIFRYKRILEELREAIRKLKGTQGQVQKDVEVAKGNAEKIRDDVEDWLKKVQTAVEGMESLENDLQQLSSSCCNANWFSRYMSCRKAAKEVIEATKLAENGHLAKVGDPAPLPFIPFKGFVSSDTTKAAFEQVLEELKDDKVSVIGLYGMGGVGKTTLAKSLREKVEELKLFDTVVWATVSQFDTKSIQEQIAEELRLKFDESNVMKRASRLMVRLQSERNTLLILDDVWKPLDFTEIGIPQVHDNNGCKIMLTTRKKDVCTSMGCQKMVQLSVLTEDEAWALFKVTAGISEDRESSTFIDVAKEAAKECQGLPLAIVIVGKTLKGKSASEWSSALDKLRNARFVNVHDGEDIYPRIKVSFDFLNGKKIQSCFLLCSLFPEDYEIPIEDLTWIAWGLGLFEYYTTMGTARREMIVMMDTLRNCGLVLDAEAGDRFVKLHDIVRDTAHWIASDGENIFMVKHNAELESWPKDNRSECYTAISLMHNSIEEIPQGLAYPKLNTLFMQGVRKVCGSCFREMNALKVLRMSHCQLFQVSFQFLTNLQTLELNKCNFMMDDFSSIKNLSSLEILRIRDVGVSEFPYEIFELKNLKVLQLMELSSLRSISPQAISRLSNLKEFCALDCPNFLENGRFEDHDGRFEEQGKAFLTELSKLPRLKGLVLEIHEKHIAATGLIFHTLSTFNISVTSGYLEDFSQIIDTRTLRLERGNARLFSPFINLLPSVENLHLDYCDGFQNIIPDVHKGGDMKDLRNLDIIRCPDVECVFDLAHVEDSLGITFSNLTDLYLEDLDKLKCIWNGPSQHFRHQSLRNVYIEDCPNLEYVFPVHIGSSLLHLEKLSITNCAALKHVFAAYGSDGNADMIIELPKLKIIELSRMLQENFNFYSRRYHFIFPILDRIIVRELPHMTMSFSIDTNAAVHAKARAEGEMSTQAITSTSSNGFVWARGDTESTLPPYVEADD; encoded by the exons ATGGCCGATCAGATTGTTTCCGTTCTTGGTGAGGTTGCAGAGTTATTAGTGGAGCCAACAAAACGTCAACTTCGCTACATTTTTCGCTATAAAAGAATCCTTGAAGAACTGAGGGAAGCAATCCGGAAACTGAAAGGGACGCAAGGGCAGGTGCAAAAAGATGTCGAAGTAGCCAAAGGGAACGCTGAAAAAATTAGAGACGATGTCGAGGATTGGCTGAAGAAAGTTCAAACAGCCGTTGAAGGCATGGAGAGCTTGGAAAATGATCTTCAACAACTGAGCAGTTCATGCTGCAATGCAAATTGGTTTTCTCGATACATGTCATGCAGGAAAGCAGCAAAGGAGGTGATTGAAGCTACCAAGCTTGCAGAAAATGGGCATTTGGCTAAGGTGGGTGACCCTGCACCTCTTCCGTTCATTCCATTCAAAGGTTTTGTGTCTTCTGACACAACAAAAGCGGCATTCGAACAAGTCCTTGAGGAGCTGAAAGATGATAAAGTAAGCGTTATTGGATTATATGGAATGGGAGGTGTGGGTAAGACAACTTTGGCTAAAAGTTTGCGTGAGAAAGTTGAAGAGTTGAAGCTTTTTGACACAGTTGTGTGGGCGACCGTATCCCAATTTGATACAAAAAGCATTCAAGAGCAAATTGCTGAAGAATTGCGTTTGAAGTTTGATGAGAGTAACGTAATGAAAAGAGCAAGCCGCTTAATGGTGAGATTACAAAGCGAGAGGAATACCCTTCTAATCTTGGATGACGTTTGGAAACCCTTAGACTTCACTGAAATTGGGATTCCACAAGTCCATGATAATAATGGTTGCAAGATCATGCTGACAACCCGTAAAAAAGATGTATGTACTTCTATGGGATGTCAAAAAATGGTTCAATTGAGCGTGTTAACTGAAGATGAAGCATGGGCCTTATTCAAGGTCACTGCAGGGATATCGGAAGACAGAGAGTCTTCAACATTTATTGATGTTGCCAAGGAGGCTGCTAAAGAATGCCAGGGGCTGCCTTTAGCGATTGTAATTGTCGGAAAGACTTTGAAGGGGAAATCTGCGAGTGAATGGAGTTCAGCTCTAGACAAATTAAGGAATGCTAGATTTGTGAATGTTCATGATGGCGAAGACATATATCCACGTATTAAGGTCAGTTTTGACTTCTTGAACGGGAAAAAAATTCAGTCTTGCTTTCTGTTGTGCTCTTTATTCCCTGAAGACTATGAAATTCCTATCGAAGACTTGACCTGGATTGCATGGGGATTAGGACTATTTGAATATTACACCACAATGGGCACTGCAAGGAGAGAAATGATTGTAATGATGGACACTCTCCGAAATTGTGGCTTAGTATTGGATGCAGAAGCTGGAGACAGATTTGTGAAATTACATGACATTGTTCGTGATACTGCGCATTGGATAGCGTCAGATGGGGAGAACATATTCATGGTCAAGCATAATGCTGAATTGGAGTCATGGCCAAAGGACAACCGTTCTGAATGTTACACGGCAATCTCTTTGATGCACAATAGTATCGAAGAGATTCCGCAAGGATTGGCTTATCCAAAACTCAACACTTTGTTTATGCAGGGAGTCCGCAAGGTTTGTGGCTCGTGTTTTCGAGAAATGAATGCCTTGAAGGTTCTAAGAATGTCCCATTGTCAGTTGTTTCAGGTATCATTTCAGTTTTTGACAAACCTTCAAACTCTGGAATTAAACAAGTGCAACTTCATGATGGATGACTTTTCTTCAATTAAGAATCTGAGCAGCCTAGAAATTCTTCGAATCAGAGATGTAGGTGTGTCTGAATTTCCGTACGAAATTTTCGAATTAAAGAATTTGAAGGTACTACAATTGATGGAATTGTCTTCATTAAGAAGTATTTCTCCTCAGGCGATCTCAAGATTATCCAATTTAAAAGAGTTTTGTGCTCTTGACTGTCCCAATTTTTTAGAAAATGGGAGGTTTGAAGATCATGATGGGAGGTTTGAAGAGCAGGGCAAGGCATTTTTAACGGAGTTAAGTAAACTACCCCGTTTGAAAGGATTAGTACTGGAAATTCATGAAAAGCATATCGCAGCAACAGGCTTAATTTTCCACACATTGTCAACATTCAACATTAGTGTGACATCTGGGTATCTTGAGGATTTCTCACAAATAATTGATACAAGAACCTTGAGGCTTGAACGTGGGAATGCACGCTTGTTCAGTCCATTCATTAACTTATTACCCTCCGTCGAAAATCTTCATCTAGACTACTGTGATGGCTTTCAGAATATCATCCCGGATGTTCACAAGGGAGGAGACATGAAGGATTTACGTAATCTTGATATTATAAGATGCCCAGATGTGGAGTGTGTGTTCGATTTAGCACATGTTGAAGACAGCCTCGGAATTACATTCTCAAATTTGACAGATTTATATTTGGAAGATTTAGATAAATTGAAGTGCATATGGAATGGGCCTAGTCAACATTTTCGTCACCAAAGTCTTAGAAATGTATACATTGAAGATTGCCCAAACTTAGAATATGTGTTCCCGGTCCACATAGGTTCAAGTTTGCTGCATTTGGAAAAGCTGTCCATAACTAACTGCGCAGCTTTAAAGCACGTGTTTGCAGCATATGGATCAGATGGAAATGCTGACATGATCATCGAGCTTCCCAAGTTGAAAATTATCGAGCTCTCTAGAATGCTCCAg GAAAACTTTAATTTCTATTCAAGGAGGTATCATTTTATCTTCCCAATATTGGACCGTATAATTGTAAGAGAACTTCCTCATATGACTATGAGTTTTAGTATTGATACAAATGCAGCCGTGCACGCCAAAGCCAGAGCAGAG GGAGAAATGTCAACTCAAGCAATAACTTCCACGTCATCAAATGGTTTTGTTTGGGCACGTGGTGACACTGAGAGTACACTACCACCTTACGTGGAAGCAGATGATTGA